One Chrysemys picta bellii isolate R12L10 unplaced genomic scaffold, ASM1138683v2 scaf1539, whole genome shotgun sequence genomic window, TTCTGCCTAAGCCTTTGTGGCTGCACACGTACATACATGAAAACACCACTCCCATCAACCGCCTGCAGAAGCAAGGTACATCGCTTCCACCCTGTTCTGTGAATTAACGGAACAGCTCCACTTTGGGCACTGTTCCAGTAGAGGGACCTGGTGCAAAGGTTTAAGACACATTCTCTCTTCACCAAGCCAGTTGTTTAAATGCACGACTCATCACACTGTGTCTGCTGCCTCTCttgacttaagaacataagaacggccatactagccaatggtccatctagcccagtatcctgtcttcctacaatgccaatgccaggtgcttcagaaggaatgaacagaacaggatcaaatgatccatcccgtgTCGCCCatacccagcttctggcaaacagaggctagagacaccatccctgcccatcctgactaatagccattgatggacctatactccatgaacttatctagttcttttttgaactgttatagtcagccttgacaacatcctctggcaaagagttccacaggttgactgtgttgtgtgaaaaaatacttccttttattcgtttttaacctgctgcctattaatttcatttggtgatgccTAGCTCTtatgttatgaggaggagtaaataacacttatttactttctccacaccagtcatggttttatagacctctatcctatccccccttagtcgtctcttttccaagctgaaaagtcccagtcttattaatctccgcagccattccatacccctaatcgtttttgttgcccttttctgaaccttttccaattccaatatatctcttttgagatggggcgaccacatctgcacgcagtattcaagatgtgggcgtaccatggatttatgtagaaaCAATATTcttgtctatccctttcttaatgattcccaacattgttcgcttttttgactgccactgcacattgagtggatgttttcagagaactatccacaacgactccaagatctttcttaagtgggaacagctaatttagaccatcTTTTGATATGTTAGGATTTCAAACCGTAAATGCCTCCAAGCTCTTATGTGAGATAGGTAATTataatttccccccttttatagAGGTGGGAAGTAAGGAACAGAAGTGAAGTGGCttgtccaaggttacacagcaagtTAAGAACATCTGTAATAGAATTCAGAAGTCCTCCTGTAGTCCCTTGCTCTGTCCATAAGGCATTCTCTGTCTCTTCCAAACTTAGCTCTGACAGTTGGGCCTATAATATCTTTACCCCAAGCTGTACTGCATTTATGGCATAGCGTGCTTGTGCTTCTCTTGCTAGACCAGCATAGTGCCTAGGACTGgcttcccaattttttttttttttttttgcggtaCCTGCAACAGGATCACAGGGTAGGAAATGCACATGTGATCGTGCAGTGTTAGCTTTCTGCTCTGTTTGGAACCCTGTATGTGAAGTCTGACATGCAGTGGGACCCTTTTTTAGTTGATACGGGCCCAACCATTGTAAGAATTGGAACTTGTTAACTCCAAGAGAACTTGTTCTGCTATTTTTATTCACTTGTGAGACAAAATAAAGAGCTTTGAAAGATGTTGGCTCCTTCACTGAAACAGCTGTGCTAGCCTCTGCTGCTTGGAGTCTGATTCGTACAGAAATGGTTTGTTTAAAACTCCCACCAAGCTTCGAATCCCCACTCATTTGAATCATGTAAGATTTCAGCAAGACAAAGGGAGCCATTCCGCCATCAGTGGTCAGTGTCCTAGCAGCAGCCATGCAGTTGGGAATTCCAGCTCTACTGGTAACTTGCTGCGTGGCCTTGGGAAAGTTACTGAACTCCTATCTGTCACCGAGTGGCCTACCTCACCGGCTGTTCGGAGGGTTAATTCCTGGTTATAAAGTGATTGGGGAAGCAGTTGCAGTGTAGTGCACTTTTCTCTGTTTTGACTGCACATGTGGTCACTATTACAGTATCTGAAATTCGCAGGTAGTTGGTACAGTACAGCCTTTTAAACTGCATGATACCTATTTATAACTTCCCTATTGGTTTGAAGATTTCAAGTCAGACTGAGATGCTGGATATAATCGTAGAAACCCTGAGTTAGAAGGAACCGCTGCTGAGCCATCTAAGCCTCAGGGAGATGTCAAAATAGTTTCCGTCATCCTTGTAGCTTTCGGAGTGCTTGGGTTGGTGATTCTGTCCTTGGCAATCCTTGCTTCTTCTCTAAAGCTCCTCTTTACCTATCACTCCCCTAAGCAAAGTCACGTCTGTGCCTGCTAGCACTGGCCCGTTACAAGAGGGGTTTTTTTTCACCAGGAGCCTCAGTCTGTTTGAATTATCTGAAGTTAGCTTATTAATCACCTTGTGTAGTACTATTTTACAGGAGATTTTATTCTAAGCTGTCTCTTCCACTGTTCAATTGAAAATTACAAGTTCTGGTTTCTCAGGTTTTGAGCAGAAGTGTTTCTCTAAGAGAAAATGGAGGCTGTCCGCTGCCTTTTAACAAATACATGTATAAATGCTGCTGCCAGCATAACTCTGTACTCGGACAGCAATGTACTTAATAAGACAGCCAATTATAACGTCACCTTGTCTGTCTTGTCCCTAGAAGATGATGAACTTACAGTCCCAAATGTCTAAAGGGAAAGTTTGAGATGGCCTATTCCAAGCTGTAAGAATCTGAAGAACCCGCAGCAAAGCCATATATAGAAGGCTGTCTTTCCATCtttatccattgaaaaagtacagGCTTGTATGCTATAGTCTTTCATGTGTTAATATAAATGTGTCTCTTGTATAAATACTTATGCACCTTGACAGTATTCCTATCTTTATCCTCCTCTTTCATGCTGCCAACCATGAGCAGTTCCAGGTACTCCCCCTGACTCTTTAAATAAGAAACCACCAGTGACCGTGCTGCTAGCATGAGACTGGAGCACTGGCACAACAGGTGGTGGTAGCAAACGGCTGGCTGAGTCAGAACTCTGCTCCTGTGGCTTTTCAGCAGGTTCTTTCCATGGCTTTCTAGTAATTCAGCTGCACTTAATAAAATGTTGATTAAAAAACAGCCCAGAAATCATAGTGTGTTTATGGTGTAATTACTCCTGATGTGTGGCTGAGATGCACTGGATGTTAATGACCTAAAGCCACTGCTGTGCTGGCTACTAAATGCTCTGAAGTGAGTGATCTCAGACTACTCTTAACAGAGCTGTTGCCTCATTAAATCCTCCACCAAAATTGCACCATCACCCGCTTGTTCATAGCCCTGGTccccactgggggtggggtggggggatcgatctaagttaagcaacttcagctacatgaataccgtagctgaagtagacgtacttagatcgacgtaccgtggtgtcttcactgcagtgagtcgtcGGCTGCTGCCACTCCTCTGTTGACTGCTTGCGTCTCTTGTGGTGCTGGAGtataggagtcgacgggagagcgctcgggggtcgatttatcgcgtctagactagacgcgataaattgatccccgttGGATTGATTactgcccgctgatccggcgggtagtatagacatccCCATAGTCTTGCCAAGGGGCCAAAGCTTGAATGGAGCTGGGAATACGCTACCCTCTCACCTGGAATTGGCCCCCGTAGGTCAGGGGTGGGTAATGTGGGAAAGTGCCACTCCCGTTCACTGGAGTGTGAATTAATGCTTGACCTCCATGGCTATCAGCCAGGCACCATTCACTATTCTAAAAGTGCAAGTGGCAGAATCACCCGTtgcacccattcccagcttgcaTCTCCTGTGGAAGGAGTCCTGGCTGACTTGTGCAGCTTTAAGGCTCACATTTACAAATGCTTACTATGAAATCCGTGAACAGTCGGTACATAATTGTCAAAAGGCAAATGTCTTTCCTGTGCGTAACCAGAGCATTGCAACTACTTGAGGTCTTCAGTAGAGGTGTGTGCATTGTGTTTGGTAAAATATTCAATGGGTGCCTATCCGAGGCTCCAGTTTAGGTTAAATGTCCATGTCCTGCTCTTACCTAATGGAGTTAGTTCTCCAACACCCTCTAGCAAAATAAGGGAAGTCTGTCTCCTCATTGCCATGTCATCACTCCCACTAGTGCAAAGTGCCATAAATGCATTtgctttgcactggtataaacaACACAAGGTGTAGGCCAATGGTGGATTGGGCTCCCACTACCCTTCATCTTGGGCATCGTGCTACTCCTCCAGCCTGTGACCCATCCTGTGCCCAAACGTCTGGAGAAAAAGAGCCTCTGTAGCTCGGGCAGATGTTGGCAAATCTGGGCTCTGGTGGTGCAGAAGAAGAGAATTCCAGTGCTGCAAGGTTCTATGGAGATTAGCTTCCTCTTGGTTGTAGAAGAGGGGCTGTAGTTCAATCACCTGTGCTGATCCACCTGTGGCAGTGTGCCATTGGGTGAAAAGGTGGCCTCAGGTAACCTGGGCCCAGTCCATGTAGGGCTTTAAATGTTCGAAGCACCACCTTGAGTTTCACCCAGCCGCACTTGTCTGCGGCTTGTAGAGTGATGCTCTCTTGGCGTGTAGGCCTCCTTAATACCCAGGCTGCTGCTTGTCGCCTTCATTTCAACTTCTAAGCGATCTTGAAACAGCCGCAAATTACAAATGTTACGAGACTCTGAACTTGTGGGGCATGTAGCCTTCAGTGGAGTGATCGCCGTCCTGGAGAAGCCAATAATAAATGATTGCGGAGCTGGCCCAGGCTCTTTGTTCTGGTATCAATTGGCATGGCGCCACTGGTTTCACCGGAGCTCTGCTGCGGTTTCTGCCCGCTGTACTCTAACCCTGAATTTCCATGCCAGCTGCCTTGGTGGACGGATGGTCTGCAGATCTGGTATTTTCCTTTTTCAACAGAATAGTTATGAAGCTTTCAGGGAGGCAGCAGTGGCTCTTTAAATCTTGAAATCTGTGGGGATACACAAGGAAGAATCTGCAAAATAAATgagttttctgggttttttttgtaactAGTGGCTAAATGTGGAAAATGGCAacgttttaaaatgtattgccgGAGGAAATGATGGATCAGGGACTCTGCCTTCTCCTTTTGAGAGCTCTCCTGAGCATCAGTGTAGCCCTTTTCCACTGCTGGAATACCAGTTTCAGTTACAGAAACATGGCTGATCTGCAGCCAGAAAACACATCCTAGTCCTGTTAGTCTATGCAACATGGAATGTCGGTAGTCAGAGATGGCCTGTGTGAGGACGGAGTACAGATCATGTTACTAGGTGTACGTGCCGGGTTTGAAATTCAAAACCAAGTGGTTAGCGAGTTGTCTAAAttctcagatatttttaaaatgaaaaagtacGATTGCATAACGCATGTCCAAAGGACTGCCTAAGGCAAGGATTTAGGTTTCCTCCCCATGTCCCCTTACTCTGTCTATTGTAGTATCTGGATGCCTCACAATTTTCAGTGTCTCTATAGAGAAAtactattacccccattttatagatgtggaGCTGAGGCTGTCTCATTTCACCATagctcctccaccaccaccccagctggTACAGGGAAGCTGTAGCaaagggggaattgaacccagagctGCTAGGGGGTAGcctagtgctctagccactggccTGTCAAGCCTCTCCCTTGCTAATTCCTCTCCATGACACTTCACAGCACCAGATTGGTGCTGCTTCTCTCTGACACAGGAGCATAgtttcatagaatattagggttggaagagatctcaggaggtcatctagtccaatcccctgctcaaagcaggaccaatcccaactaaatcatcccagccaaggctttgtcaagctgggccttaaaaacctctaaggatggagattccaccacctccctaggtaacccattccagtgcttcaccaccctcctagtgaaatagtgtttcctaatatccaacctacacctcccccactgcaacttgagaccattgctccttgttctgtcatctgccaccactgaacagccgagctccatcctcttttgaacctcctttcaggtagttgaaggctgctatcaaatccctcctcactcttctcttctgcagactaaataaccccagttccctcagcctctcctcgtaagtcatgtgccccagccccctaatcattttcgttgccctccgctggactctctccaatttctccacatcccttctgtagtggggggaccaaaactggatgcaatactccaggtgtagcTTCACCAGCCTcagatagaggggaataatcacttccttcaatctgctggcaatgctcctactaatacagcccaatatgctgttggtcttcttgacaacaagggcacactgctgactcatatccagcttcttgtccactgtaatccccaggtccttttctgcagaactgctgtttagccagttGGTCTAAGTTTTTTCTTATCAGACTTTGCTTTCTCCTTCCATTGTTCTGTTCGGTCTCCTTCCCTTCTAATGCTACTTTGTTTCATTTCTCCCCTTCATTTCTTATTGTCGCACCTGTTTCCAAGAGGTCCCCTTTTCCCCAGCTCCGTAGTAAATAAGGGACACGTGTGCGAGGCGTGCACACCAGAATGCATTGCTGCAGTGCCTCCCTTCTCcataggagatggggcagagacTCCGTGCTTTCTAGGAGAAGGGAGAGCACTCGTGGGCCCTCCAGAAAGAGCACTTATTCTCTGCAAGTCTGAAGATTCAGAAGAGAATTTCCCCATGGTGGCGGAGAAAGGAGATGGCCACTAGATCCAAAACTCTTCTGCTTGTGCCCTACTGTAGGGGACCAAATACAAATTCACTACAGTTGATAAATGATGAGAAGAGTTAAAATGGCATGTGTTTTGCAAATGGGATTTAGCGGACTGAGACGGATTTCTCAATTACCAAAAGAGCTGTAATACCTGCTTGTGGCTCTGATATGTTATTAGCCGCTCGTTCTTTACTCCTGAGACACATAGAGTGCCTATAGTGCCATCACCCATCCTGTGTGAAGCTGCTCATGCTTGCATCAGATGTGTGCAGATAGACTTGGCTAATTAGTTATAAAAGTACAAATTCTCTTATTGGTATTTGCTTTGACATAGTTAGCtaacagggtggattgattttaatcagattgatttaaatcaccaattgtAACCATGATTTTGATCAgtaagcaggaaaccttgattttaatcatgttttgcatttgtattttgtAGTTTTTTCTACAGAAAGGTTAACTATTAAATCATGATGATTTCCAACTAAATATAGTCTTTACGCGAAATTTGGTGTTTCTTTTTACTAACCAGGAGGACACGCTATATCTACATAcgcatttatttaagcaattatataattTAATTTACATTGATTTAGAtggttaatttttattattttagaggatggtgaatgatgcatttctttaaTAGATTACTTTTTTACTTGCGATTTGTGAGAGACTATTTGGAAATTCAAAATCAATCCACCAGAAACCGCATTTAAAATTACCTTAAGTGTGCTGGAAACATAAGAAAGTTTATAAAAACATGAATTGTATTTAAAACTAACATTAATTAAACAAAGGAGTTATCTGTAGCTAAATGAACTGATTACTTCTGGTCACTGTATCTGTCAAGATTTTAGTACGAGTAGAGCTTGTCTTCTCGCAACTAAGTTTTTTgtgtgggagaggaagaggaaaaccAGCTATCCTGCTTTTACAAGTTCCAATTGGTTTCTTAACTGAATGAAGCAGTCATTGAATTGAACTAGtcgaataaactgaaatgaagatttcatatttaaatcatttacattaaataaaaaaaaattgaaaattggtAGCAAATATGTACtaaaagtcaaaccactgaacgaGAGTTTGTTGAAGcgttaaaccagcttttgacaaagtggtagcctcttctgcagggcagagagaatattttcttcatttcacttTATTCATCTAGTTcagtgactagttcattcaaagtcaggaaaccaattgggagttgaaaaagtaGAAAGACATTTGTTCTTTTTAGAAATgattaataggaaaaaaaaatcaaagtataATCACTGAGAAGTAAACCTAAGATAATAGGAAAGGCAGTGTATTTATGGTAAGACGggcttttgaactttttttttctttttttaattctggTTATTTGGAATAGTCTCAGGCTTTCAATTTTGGCTGAAATGTCCCACATGCTTAGTCTTGGCCCAGAAGTAAATGCTCTTTGGAACACTTGTGCAAAATTTATTGTCACTTTTTTTTTGAATTTTGGGAgcatgaaaaaaatcttttgacttAAGAAAAAGTTCTGTTTGCTTTTATAAGCTGAAGTCAAATTGTTGAAACTTCACAATTCCGTACTTATGGACCTCAGTGAAGAAGTTGCAAGTTTGGGGAAAGCTTAATGTTTAATCTTACAATGTTTAAAATTACATAGTTGAGCATGCACAACTAAGTAATATCTTAGTAGATTGTAGTGTTGAGTCCGTAACTCCCGGTCCGTAGCAGCAGAGGAAGGTTTGCTCAAAAGCACTGTTAGTCAGCAAAGTTAAACTGTTTTGTTCTTGCACTGCCCATTTGCACTGTCATCATGAGAAtatgattgggggagggggggcgcgggggAAGGGTGGTGAAGTTTTGTGCAAAAGTGGAACTTGAAATACATCAGTAAGGGAAAAGCACTTTTTTCTCTACTGATACCATTCAGCTTTTGCTGAAAATTATGCTTGTcagcagagggggggaaaaaaaaggaaaaaaaaaaaaaacccactaaagtTCTGCTGtcttggttgtttgtttgttggcttgtgtttttttgttttttggggggaaagggaagacaCATTAAATGATAAAAATTTACTGCAGTGTTAAGATTAAACAAATACAAAAGTAATAACATTCATACTGCAACATTAACTTGTCCTCTTTGCACAGAATGTGACTATAATGTGTCATGGGgctacatttttaaaggtatttagatgcttaTCTCCtattgatttctccccccccccccccccccatagattccaaggccagctgGGGCCATTatgatctagtctgagctcctgcatgacacaggccagagagtttccccaaataattcatagaataccagggttggaagggacctcgggaggtcatctagtccaacctcctgctcaaagcaggaccgatccccCAACcaatcctagagcagatcttataGAAgaagatttcagtgggagttaggtgtttAACTGATGAAAGAGTATTCTAGAACACATGTATGTTGTGAGTAATATGTCTTGGTTAAATGTTCCTGTAGACTTCTGAATTTTAGGAAACTAAATGCCCATTCTTATCTGCTTCACAAAGCCCTTGAAGACATTTCTAAAGCATTTTGAAAGAGTTAAATGCTAATGATAAATTCTATAAGTTAGGGCTAACTATGACATATTTGGTGGCCACCTTTTCTCAGTTGGCCACCAGTTTCTCAGATAGCTGCTCTTGCTTTGGTTAATGTTTTCTGAAAGTTGATGTGCTCTTTCAAACTTaagcaaaactttaaaaaaaaaaaatctccagtctGAGCTGAGCTCCATCTTATGGTTTATATTTGTGTTAATTTTTCTAGGAAGCAAGACGTCATGCAGAACATTGTGCAAATCTTGGAATCCGTCCAATTAAAATGGGAGCTGTTTCAGAGCTGGACAGATTTCTCCAGGCTACATCTTTCTAACAAACTAGCCATTTTTGGCATTGGTTATAACACACGCTGGAAGGAGGATATTCGCTACCACTACGCTGAGATCAGTTCCCAGGTGCCTCTTGGCAAACGGCTTAGGGAATATTTCAACTCGGAGAAGCCAGAGGGCAGGATCATCATGACGCGAGTACagaaaatgaactggaaaaatgTTTACTATAAATTCCTAGAGATTACTATTAGTGAAGCAAGATGCCTGGAGCTGCATATGGAAGTTGACTGGATACCTATAGCTCACTCTAAGCCAACGGGAGGAAATGTTGTTCAGTATTTATTACCAGGGGGGATTCCcaaaagccctggcctgtatgccATTGGTTATGAAGATTGCCAGGAGAAACCCCACTCGCCTCATGCAGACCGCAGAGGCCCAGATCCTGGGAAAGAGATTCAGGGGGAGGTAGATGTCCCTTCACCACAGGCCTCTCTCAGGGTGGAGATGGAGTCCGCCAGAATTATCTATTGTTACCTTGGCATTGCTGAGGTTAGAACTCTCCAGCagtgtttgtttttacattttcagGCCAACACCAAAACCTTCAGCAAAGAGTGGGTTGGAATCAATGGGTTTTTATCTCAGAACTGCATCGTAGAACCAGGGGTGTCGCCTAAATCCATCTACATCAAATTTGTGGAAGTGGAGAGGGATTTTCTTTCTGCTGGCTCTTTGGTAGAGTGCCTGGAAAAAGCCATTGGATACCCATTGAAGTTTAACAACTGAATCTCGTCCTTCATAAGGATTAGGGCTCCTGCCTCCTTTCCATGTTGCTAGCAGACGCTTACGGATCCTGTCTGTTCACAGAGGGGCAAGTAAGACTTTCAGAGTGAAAATGAACTTCAGAATGAAAGATGCTTGCAAATGATTCGAAACAACTTGTCCTGAGCAAGTAAAATATACAGCTAACTTGCTTGGCAGGTCAATTGGTTTTataaagagaaggaggagagccTTGTAAAAATGACTGTAGGTACATTCCACATTGGACAGCGCTTCTACTTTGCATTTCATATGAAAAGCTGTTTTTTCcacaatgtttcatttttacaCATCTGTCTCTATATGAAGTGTTATTACTGATCTGAATAAATAAGCAATAGATAATGGCAAGTTAAACCTTGGGTCACATTAAATGAGACTGTTTTTCAATGCCACCCTTAGCTACTATTGTATATAATTTAGAGTTTCACTTTTTTCACCCATCAAGTGTTTTACCATTTCCAACCAGTGTTGCCTGCAAAGACTTTTGTTTCTGTGATGTATCCCACTTTACTAGTAGTGTTGTCATATCAGCTCTTTTTTTTACCATTAAAGTAATTCCTGGCCTTTTTGAGTTCTAGTTAGCCTCTTTGTGGCAGTGAGAATAACCTGACAGCTGGGAAACATTTTGTCAAACCATGCTTATCAATACAATCAAAGCTGTGagaattttgggggggaggggagggaggagggaggggagggttatGGATGGAGGGGGAGTAAACATTTAATGCCTTTTCAAAACTGTTACTATATAAGCCCCATCTTCCGCCTGGCTGGTGCTGgcattttgatttttctaaaaCTCATTGATCCGTGGAAGTTGTGACATACAATGAATGTGTCAGTcctaataaaaaaacccaaacacgtGTGGACTTCTAGAAATGTGTTTCTCTTCCTAAACCTGATTTTCCCTGGATGGGTTTGTAGTAGAGATGTGCAGGTTTAGTTCATTTGAGGTTACAAATCATACCTGTGGAAACCTGCACCTGGGCTTTGTTCCATAGGCTGGAGCGGTCCTTCGGTCCTGggtgcttgttttgttttatttgtggggaggaggtggtgagactataaatctgtgtgtgtgtgatgctgggcatGTGTAAATCTGGTATACGCCAGCGGGGCACTTGCAATTGTGTTGTTGAACTGCTAAATCTAATCTGGACCATAATGGTCCATTTAGCTACTGGATCTTAATTCAGAATTACCACTGATTCTTTCAAAGGTGTGTAGGAGGGAATTTACTGTGATTTTATTAGGCCAGTTCCCATGAAGACCACAACatagctgtggggggggaggggaggggaagcaggggtGATGGGTTTTATTCAGCACTATTAAGAGAATAGTGAGTTTGTAATAAGTACATTAACCAGTTATTGTGAGTTCGAGTGCATCATTCCTTAATCTGGGGTTTGAGGTGTGAATTCAGATGCTGGATGAGCTAAGGTGAAACGAGACAGTGTGGTAAGAGGCCTGGTCAACCTCGGAAGCCCTGTCTGCATTAGAATATTGGTGGTCCCCATCCTGGTCCAGGCACTTGGAACACTACAGCACTTGGGGCACTGAGCATTGCACAGATATTCCAAGTGCTGGTGCTACTGCACCAGCTCAGTGCTAATCTTGGAGACGCCTCTGCCCACATCACTTCAATTCAGACTGTTCTGgcagactggagaatagctaatggcAGCGCTGAGGCCCAGCTCTCTACCTGGCCCCTTCAATTAGTGTGCCTAAGCAGTACAGTTCCACTCAGATCCTACCTTTCTGCCCcgtctgcaccccccagcccagttGCAGCAGTCGATAATACGAGAGGCAGTGTTTGCAtggtctccccttcccccagtgttGCCCCTTATGAACAATAAGcagaatgtcaagtatcagagggatagcggtgttagtctggatctgtaaaaagcaacagagtcctgtggcactttttaTAGACTtaggcttatgctccaatacatctgttagtctataaggtgccacagggctctt contains:
- the LOC135972206 gene encoding myb/SANT-like DNA-binding domain-containing protein 2, with product KQDVMQNIVQILESVQLKWELFQSWTDFSRLHLSNKLAIFGIGYNTRWKEDIRYHYAEISSQVPLGKRLREYFNSEKPEGRIIMTRVQKMNWKNVYYKFLEITISEARCLELHMEVDWIPIAHSKPTGGNVVQYLLPGGIPKSPGLYAIGYEDCQEKPHSPHADRRGPDPGKEIQGEVDVPSPQASLRVEMESARIIYCYLGIAEVRTLQQCLFLHFQANTKTFSKEWVGINGFLSQNCIVEPGVSPKSIYIKFVEVERDFLSAGSLVECLEKAIGYPLKFNN